Proteins encoded by one window of Actinocorallia herbida:
- a CDS encoding MFS transporter — protein sequence MRPLPFVIGILIVAAIVSSFESTMMYTALPDIIKDFDTTPGDAGWVLTSFLLVGAASAAISGKLGDAFGRRNVLIVVLAASIIGSVISLAAGSLEMIIAGRAIQGLAGGLIPLCIGVLRENVPQKNLPVAVAVVAGAAMWGGAAGNIVAGNIVDAWGWHYIFVVAAALAAVSAIGACFLPSPIFKAGLEKVDWFGGVLFAPGIALVLYGIHESSEWGWTSGETIGFVLGGLVVLAAWVGWELRVDVPLINIRFFFDRKLGLTLVATALVSFGTLGVSGFIGQMVWQTPESAPVGLGLSASNAGALSFGIGLIGFILSPLSGRISRNGRSHRAFIIGSTLGIIAAVLSAILLDTIVGFVIAQIVLTGATGFILSSLPNLIIEGVPEANTSEAQGVYMVTQTAFAGIGASIGTVLLSQHLVEGTAFSSRAGYTTVFAMVAVAAALALVAGLFMRTGSEKSPEGAGTNANPLTDAVA from the coding sequence TTGCGGCCCCTCCCGTTCGTCATCGGGATCCTGATCGTCGCCGCCATCGTCAGCTCGTTCGAATCGACCATGATGTACACGGCGCTGCCGGACATCATCAAGGACTTCGACACCACCCCCGGCGACGCGGGATGGGTCCTCACCAGCTTCCTCCTGGTGGGCGCGGCGTCCGCGGCCATCAGCGGCAAGCTCGGGGACGCCTTCGGCCGCCGCAACGTCCTGATCGTCGTGCTCGCGGCCTCGATCATCGGATCGGTCATCAGCCTCGCGGCCGGCAGCCTCGAAATGATCATCGCCGGCCGGGCGATCCAGGGGCTCGCCGGCGGGCTGATCCCCCTGTGCATCGGCGTCCTGCGCGAGAACGTGCCCCAGAAGAACCTGCCCGTCGCCGTCGCCGTCGTCGCGGGTGCGGCCATGTGGGGAGGCGCGGCCGGCAACATCGTCGCGGGCAACATCGTCGACGCCTGGGGCTGGCACTACATCTTCGTGGTGGCCGCCGCTCTCGCCGCCGTCAGCGCGATCGGCGCGTGCTTCCTGCCCAGCCCGATCTTCAAGGCGGGCCTGGAGAAGGTCGACTGGTTCGGCGGCGTGCTGTTCGCCCCGGGCATCGCGCTGGTCCTGTACGGCATCCACGAGAGCAGCGAGTGGGGCTGGACCAGCGGCGAGACCATCGGCTTCGTTCTCGGCGGCCTCGTGGTCCTCGCCGCCTGGGTCGGCTGGGAGCTTCGCGTCGACGTCCCGCTGATCAACATCCGCTTCTTCTTCGACCGCAAGCTCGGCCTGACCCTTGTCGCGACGGCCCTGGTCTCCTTCGGCACCCTCGGCGTCTCGGGCTTCATCGGCCAGATGGTCTGGCAGACGCCCGAGAGCGCACCGGTCGGCCTCGGCCTCAGCGCCAGCAACGCCGGCGCCCTGTCCTTCGGCATCGGCCTCATCGGGTTCATCCTCTCCCCGCTCAGCGGCCGGATCTCCCGCAACGGCCGGTCCCACCGGGCCTTCATCATCGGCTCGACCCTCGGTATCATCGCGGCCGTCCTGTCCGCCATCCTGCTCGACACGATCGTCGGCTTCGTGATCGCGCAGATCGTCCTCACCGGCGCGACGGGCTTCATCCTCAGCTCGCTGCCGAACCTGATCATCGAGGGCGTCCCGGAGGCCAACACCAGCGAGGCGCAGGGCGTCTACATGGTCACCCAGACCGCCTTCGCCGGCATCGGAGCCTCGATCGGCACCGTCCTGCTCTCCCAGCACCTCGTCGAGGGGACCGCGTTCAGCTCGCGCGCCGGATACACCACGGTGTTCGCGATGGTGGCGGTGGCGGCCGCGCTGGCCCTGGTCGCCGGACTCTTCATGCGCACCGGCTCTGAGAAGTCCCCGGAGGGCGCCGGCACGAACGCGAACCCGCTCACCGACGCGGTCGCCTAG
- a CDS encoding aldehyde dehydrogenase, which yields MSSPVGTVESGGAGFSARERALPLSHPDRLFIGGQWVAPTTSSTFAIIDPTTEELYYRVAEAGPEDMAKAIAAARTAFDRSEWPLLAPAERAEWLRKIADGLRRRAADASHLWTRQVGVLHTMSSASIERVGAHYDYYADLAADFPFEVRHRPLQGAFGNVVREPIGVVGAIVAWNTPMSLAAYKVAPALLAGCTIVLKAPPEAPGEAYVLAEVAEEIGLPAGVLNVLTADREVSEQLVRDPRVDKVAFTGSSGVGRRIASICGDRMARYTLELGGKSPAVIFDDYDLETAARSLADAECVLNGQVCSSLTRIIVSRHRHDEFAEALGAFFGSVRVGDPYDPASQLGPLAMERQRDRVESYIAKGLAEGGKLVTGGGRPDFERGFYIQPTVFSGVDNQATIAQEEIFGPVLSVIPADDEEHAIQLANETVFGLNATVFTNDVDRAYRAARRLRAGTVGHNGYRTDPRMGFGGFKQSGVGREGGRDGLLPYLESKTVILDEIPSGYEPLV from the coding sequence ATGTCCAGCCCTGTCGGCACCGTGGAATCTGGGGGCGCGGGGTTCTCCGCGCGGGAGCGGGCGCTGCCGCTCAGCCACCCGGACCGTCTCTTCATCGGCGGTCAGTGGGTGGCGCCGACGACGTCCTCGACGTTCGCGATCATCGATCCCACGACCGAGGAGCTCTACTACCGGGTCGCCGAGGCGGGCCCGGAGGACATGGCGAAGGCCATCGCCGCCGCGCGCACCGCCTTCGACCGGTCGGAATGGCCCCTGCTGGCGCCCGCCGAACGCGCCGAGTGGCTGCGCAAGATCGCCGACGGGCTGCGCCGCCGGGCCGCCGACGCGAGCCATCTGTGGACGCGCCAGGTCGGCGTCCTGCACACGATGTCGTCGGCGTCCATCGAGCGGGTCGGCGCGCACTACGACTACTATGCCGATCTCGCCGCGGACTTCCCGTTCGAGGTTCGCCACCGGCCTTTGCAGGGCGCCTTCGGCAATGTGGTCCGCGAGCCGATCGGCGTCGTGGGCGCCATCGTCGCGTGGAACACGCCGATGTCCCTGGCCGCGTACAAGGTCGCGCCCGCGCTGCTGGCCGGCTGCACCATCGTCCTGAAGGCCCCGCCGGAAGCGCCGGGCGAGGCGTACGTGCTGGCCGAGGTCGCCGAGGAGATCGGCCTGCCCGCCGGCGTCCTCAACGTGCTCACCGCGGACCGCGAGGTCTCCGAGCAGCTCGTGCGCGACCCGCGCGTCGACAAGGTCGCCTTCACGGGTTCGAGCGGAGTCGGCCGGCGCATCGCGAGCATCTGCGGCGACCGGATGGCCCGCTACACCCTGGAGCTCGGCGGCAAGTCCCCGGCCGTCATCTTCGACGACTACGACCTGGAGACCGCGGCCAGGTCGCTCGCGGACGCCGAGTGCGTCCTCAACGGCCAGGTGTGCTCGTCGCTGACCCGGATCATCGTCAGCCGGCACCGCCACGACGAGTTCGCCGAGGCCCTCGGCGCCTTCTTCGGCTCCGTCCGCGTCGGCGACCCCTACGACCCCGCCTCCCAGCTCGGTCCGCTGGCCATGGAACGCCAGCGCGACCGCGTGGAGAGCTACATCGCGAAGGGCCTCGCCGAGGGCGGGAAGCTCGTCACCGGCGGCGGCCGCCCCGACTTCGAGCGCGGCTTCTACATCCAGCCGACCGTCTTCTCGGGCGTCGACAACCAGGCGACGATCGCCCAGGAGGAGATCTTCGGCCCGGTGCTCAGCGTCATCCCCGCCGACGACGAGGAGCACGCGATTCAGCTGGCGAACGAGACCGTCTTCGGCCTCAACGCGACGGTCTTCACCAACGACGTCGACCGCGCCTACCGGGCGGCCCGCCGCCTGCGCGCGGGCACGGTCGGCCACAACGGCTACCGGACCGACCCGCGGATGGGCTTCGGCGGCTTCAAGCAGTCCGGCGTCGGGCGTGAGGGCGGCCGGGACGGCCTGCTCCCCTACCTGGAGTCGAAGACGGTGATCCTGGACGAGATCCCGTCCGGGTACGAACCGCTCGTCTGA
- a CDS encoding mycofactocin-coupled SDR family oxidoreductase, with amino-acid sequence MSGRVEGKVAFITGAARGQGRSHAVRLAEEGADIIAVDLFEDISTVPYPLATKDDMAETIRQVEALGRRILFTKGDVRSLPELQAAVDQGVAEFGKLDIVIAQAGILTMGLDTPQAFMDVVQVNLVGVINAVSAAMPYLQPGASVILTGSTAALLPGTVDAAGAGGLGYAHAKRHVGRLGHDLARVYAGQQIRVNVVHPTNVDTGMMDNEFMYNAFRPDVENPNREDMIPALVTKSPMGVPWLPARDVSEAVLYFASDESRWVTGQQLKLDGGQLGPISNAGVPA; translated from the coding sequence ATGTCCGGACGCGTCGAAGGCAAGGTCGCCTTCATCACCGGCGCCGCACGGGGCCAGGGCCGCAGCCATGCCGTCCGCCTCGCTGAGGAGGGCGCGGACATCATCGCCGTCGATCTCTTCGAGGACATCAGCACCGTTCCGTACCCGCTGGCGACGAAGGACGACATGGCGGAGACGATCCGCCAGGTCGAGGCGCTCGGCCGCCGCATCCTCTTCACGAAGGGCGACGTCCGTTCGCTGCCCGAACTGCAGGCGGCCGTCGACCAGGGCGTCGCCGAGTTCGGGAAGCTCGACATCGTGATCGCCCAGGCGGGCATCCTGACGATGGGCCTGGACACCCCGCAGGCGTTCATGGACGTCGTGCAGGTCAACCTGGTCGGTGTGATCAACGCCGTCTCCGCGGCGATGCCCTACCTGCAGCCGGGCGCCTCGGTGATCCTGACGGGCTCGACCGCGGCCCTGCTCCCCGGCACCGTCGACGCCGCCGGCGCGGGCGGCCTGGGCTACGCGCACGCCAAGCGCCACGTCGGCCGCCTCGGCCACGACCTCGCCCGCGTCTACGCCGGGCAGCAGATCCGCGTGAACGTCGTGCACCCGACGAATGTCGACACCGGCATGATGGACAACGAGTTCATGTACAACGCCTTCCGCCCCGATGTGGAGAACCCGAACCGCGAGGACATGATCCCCGCCCTGGTGACCAAGTCCCCGATGGGCGTCCCGTGGCTGCCTGCCCGCGACGTCTCCGAGGCCGTCCTGTACTTCGCCTCGGACGAGTCCCGCTGGGTCACCGGCCAGCAGCTCAAGCTCGACGGCGGCCAGCTGGGCCCCATCTCCAACGCGGGCGTCCCCGCCTGA
- a CDS encoding TetR/AcrR family transcriptional regulator, whose translation MEIPKYALNKRGRRSREEILDAASRMMSTRGYAATSLADLGRETGLPKSAIYHHFDSKAGLLAAVMERGARGFFDDLARGHAELPPGGTSRERLGWYLRRTGRVFTSREEFLRLFILLRLSEEAPEVARIVTEVRIEGLVHMHDMIKSAFAPDGADAAEAVADALSGFGVSSFDGAFIAVHTDPGRTTDAEMDLLTEAMAALGEARVAAFRARQSS comes from the coding sequence GTGGAGATCCCCAAATACGCCCTGAACAAGCGGGGCCGCCGCTCGCGGGAGGAGATCCTCGACGCGGCCTCCCGGATGATGTCCACCCGGGGATACGCCGCCACCAGCCTCGCCGACCTCGGCCGGGAGACCGGGCTGCCGAAGAGCGCGATCTACCACCACTTCGACTCCAAGGCGGGCCTGCTCGCCGCGGTCATGGAACGCGGCGCGCGCGGCTTCTTCGACGACCTGGCGCGCGGCCACGCCGAACTCCCGCCCGGGGGCACCTCGCGGGAGCGGCTCGGCTGGTACCTGCGCCGCACCGGCCGGGTCTTCACCTCGCGCGAGGAGTTCCTGCGGCTGTTCATCCTCCTGCGGCTCAGCGAGGAGGCCCCCGAGGTCGCCCGGATCGTCACCGAGGTGCGGATCGAGGGCCTCGTGCACATGCACGACATGATCAAGTCGGCGTTCGCCCCCGACGGCGCGGACGCCGCCGAAGCCGTCGCCGACGCCCTGTCCGGCTTCGGCGTCTCGTCCTTCGACGGCGCCTTCATCGCCGTCCACACCGACCCGGGCCGCACCACCGACGCCGAGATGGACCTCCTCACCGAGGCGATGGCCGCCCTCGGCGAGGCCCGCGTCGCGGCCTTCCGCGCCCGGCAGTCCTCCTGA
- a CDS encoding bifunctional 3-(3-hydroxy-phenyl)propionate/3-hydroxycinnamic acid hydroxylase codes for MTEHFDAEIAIIGYGPSGVVAANALGAHGVSAIAFERDRDIHPRARAVTVNDWTMRIFQALGMDEILKKDMDPMRALRWITYDGEVLLGVGFPPSTLGGGTRFYSIYQPVMEAALRACAERFADRIEVRYGAEVVALAQDATGVTVTSRDTATGAETSVRVRYALACDGGSSPTRALVGARLEGGTLDTTWLVVDCRVKRWWPDRNLLTFWCDPDRPVVDIALARGNHRWELPLRPEETPADFPTSAEVWPLLKNLGITEDDVEIHQHAFYKHHSRMVDRWRTGRVFLVGDAAHLMAPWAGSGMQSGMRDAHDISWKLARVLRGDLPEAFLDTYEAERRPNVAGFIEMSEELGRIVRLEGDGAAQPAPPEGEDAPEPPLIQPPVLTAGWLRGPLGDGVVGRMLPQPAAADPRGRVAPLDDLLGDGFVLLGDDVDPRELLDPAERAGWDALGARYLAVRPVGKGTETEAEIVDLDGVLGAWLRGFGVRAVAVRPDRFVAACDLHGLAVPA; via the coding sequence ATGACCGAGCACTTCGACGCGGAAATCGCGATCATCGGATACGGGCCGAGCGGCGTCGTCGCCGCCAACGCCCTCGGCGCCCACGGCGTCTCGGCGATCGCCTTCGAACGCGACCGCGACATCCACCCCCGGGCCCGCGCCGTGACCGTCAACGACTGGACGATGCGGATCTTCCAGGCCCTCGGCATGGACGAGATCCTGAAGAAGGACATGGACCCCATGCGCGCCCTGCGCTGGATCACCTACGACGGGGAGGTCCTGCTCGGCGTCGGGTTCCCGCCCTCGACCCTGGGCGGCGGCACCCGCTTCTACAGCATCTACCAGCCGGTCATGGAGGCCGCCCTGCGCGCCTGCGCCGAGCGGTTCGCCGACCGGATCGAGGTCCGCTACGGCGCGGAGGTCGTCGCCCTCGCCCAGGACGCGACCGGCGTCACCGTCACCTCCCGCGACACCGCGACGGGTGCCGAGACCTCGGTCCGGGTCCGGTACGCCCTGGCCTGCGACGGCGGCAGCAGCCCCACCCGCGCCCTGGTCGGCGCCCGGCTGGAGGGCGGCACCCTCGACACCACCTGGCTCGTCGTGGACTGCCGCGTCAAGCGCTGGTGGCCGGACCGGAACCTGCTCACCTTCTGGTGCGACCCCGACCGCCCCGTCGTCGACATCGCCCTGGCGCGCGGCAACCACCGCTGGGAGCTGCCGCTGCGCCCCGAGGAGACGCCCGCCGACTTCCCCACCTCCGCCGAGGTGTGGCCGCTGCTGAAGAACCTCGGGATCACCGAGGACGACGTGGAGATCCACCAGCACGCCTTCTACAAGCACCACTCGCGGATGGTCGACCGCTGGCGCACCGGCCGGGTCTTCCTCGTCGGGGACGCGGCCCACCTCATGGCCCCCTGGGCCGGCTCGGGCATGCAGTCCGGGATGCGCGACGCCCACGACATCTCCTGGAAGCTCGCCCGGGTGCTGCGCGGCGACCTGCCCGAGGCGTTCCTCGACACCTACGAGGCCGAGCGCCGCCCGAACGTCGCGGGGTTCATCGAGATGTCGGAGGAGCTCGGCCGGATCGTGCGGCTGGAGGGCGACGGGGCCGCTCAGCCCGCGCCGCCCGAGGGCGAGGACGCCCCCGAGCCCCCGCTCATCCAGCCGCCCGTCCTCACCGCGGGCTGGCTGCGCGGCCCGCTCGGCGACGGCGTCGTCGGCCGGATGCTGCCCCAGCCCGCCGCCGCCGACCCGCGCGGCCGGGTCGCGCCGCTCGACGACCTCCTCGGCGACGGCTTCGTCCTGCTCGGCGACGACGTGGACCCCCGCGAGCTGCTCGACCCGGCCGAACGCGCCGGATGGGACGCGCTCGGCGCCCGCTACCTCGCCGTCCGCCCGGTCGGCAAGGGCACCGAGACCGAGGCGGAGATCGTCGACCTCGACGGCGTCCTCGGCGCGTGGCTGCGCGGCTTCGGCGTCCGCGCCGTCGCCGTGCGCCCCGACCGGTTCGTCGCGGCCTGCGACCTGCACGGCCTCGCCGTCCCCGCCTGA
- a CDS encoding VOC family protein, translated as MTRVNELAYVVYEVADLADWERFAVDLLGMQIGERTADSLTLRMDAKAHRWICERGPADDLAASGYAVAGAAALDTLVARLRAAGVTVAEGDAALAAARKVERIAVTADPLGNRIELVVGLADAPAPFASERLLGGFVTGRGGAGHVVLTEQEAERADLLAFYTDLLGFAVSDFIDEEIQPGIVASVVFLHCNERHHSLAFAGMPFPKRIHHFMVEAANMLDVGRAYDRCMDAGQRFEMTLGMHPNDRMFSFYVRTPSGFNVEFGWGGLVIDEATWKVQHFDELSSWGHRPPEVVSALLQA; from the coding sequence ATGACCCGCGTGAACGAACTCGCCTACGTCGTCTACGAGGTCGCCGACCTCGCCGACTGGGAGCGGTTCGCCGTCGACCTGCTCGGCATGCAGATCGGCGAGCGCACCGCGGACTCCCTGACCCTCCGCATGGACGCCAAGGCCCACCGCTGGATCTGCGAGCGCGGCCCCGCCGACGACCTCGCCGCCAGCGGCTACGCGGTCGCCGGCGCCGCCGCCCTCGACACGCTCGTCGCCCGGCTCCGCGCGGCGGGCGTCACCGTCGCCGAGGGCGACGCCGCGCTGGCCGCCGCCCGCAAGGTCGAGCGGATCGCCGTCACCGCCGACCCGCTGGGCAACCGGATCGAACTCGTCGTCGGCCTCGCCGACGCCCCCGCGCCGTTCGCGTCGGAGCGGTTGCTCGGCGGGTTCGTGACCGGGCGGGGCGGCGCGGGCCACGTCGTCCTCACCGAGCAGGAGGCCGAGCGCGCGGACCTCCTCGCCTTCTACACCGACCTGCTCGGCTTCGCCGTCAGCGACTTCATCGACGAGGAGATCCAGCCCGGCATCGTCGCCAGCGTGGTGTTCCTGCACTGCAACGAGCGCCACCACTCGCTCGCCTTCGCCGGGATGCCGTTCCCCAAGCGGATCCACCACTTCATGGTCGAGGCCGCGAACATGCTCGACGTCGGCCGCGCCTACGACCGGTGCATGGACGCCGGGCAGCGGTTCGAGATGACGCTCGGGATGCACCCCAACGACCGGATGTTCAGCTTCTACGTCCGCACGCCGTCCGGGTTCAACGTCGAGTTCGGCTGGGGCGGGCTCGTCATCGACGAGGCCACCTGGAAGGTCCAGCACTTCGACGAGCTCAGCTCCTGGGGCCACCGGCCGCCGGAGGTCGTGAGCGCGCTGCTCCAGGCCTGA
- a CDS encoding alpha/beta fold hydrolase, translating into MALTKADAARTVQTRDWKLRYYEAGSGHPVILLHGSGPGATGWSNFSGNIESLAEHFHVYAVDMPGWGDSDACTVDRLDHVDAAIQFMDALGIDRAAFVGNSMGGQTSLRLAVQHPDRISHLVTMGPPVTMAPKLFGPGDGPSEGLKVLIQAYLDASPENMRRLVEIMVYDKARFATPELCAARSEAALARPDHLANYVAGLPHGAPVPTWVRPEDLPGIKAPSLFVHGRDDRVVSFEHSLALVANVPDSRLVLLNRCGHWAMIEHAEEFNRLVIDFVRNT; encoded by the coding sequence ATGGCACTCACCAAGGCCGACGCGGCCCGCACCGTCCAGACCCGCGACTGGAAGCTGCGCTACTACGAGGCGGGCTCCGGCCACCCCGTGATCCTGCTGCACGGCAGCGGGCCGGGCGCGACCGGCTGGAGCAACTTCTCCGGCAACATCGAATCCCTCGCCGAGCACTTCCACGTGTACGCCGTCGACATGCCCGGCTGGGGCGACTCCGACGCCTGCACCGTCGACCGGCTCGACCACGTCGACGCCGCGATCCAGTTCATGGACGCGCTCGGCATCGACCGGGCCGCGTTCGTCGGCAACTCCATGGGCGGGCAGACGTCGCTGCGGCTCGCCGTCCAGCACCCGGACCGGATCTCGCACCTGGTCACCATGGGCCCGCCGGTCACCATGGCGCCGAAGCTGTTCGGGCCGGGCGACGGGCCTTCGGAGGGACTGAAGGTCCTCATCCAGGCGTATCTGGACGCGAGCCCGGAGAACATGCGGCGGCTCGTCGAGATCATGGTCTACGACAAGGCGCGCTTCGCCACCCCGGAGCTGTGCGCCGCCCGGTCGGAGGCCGCCCTCGCCCGTCCCGACCACCTCGCCAACTACGTGGCCGGGCTGCCCCACGGCGCGCCCGTCCCGACGTGGGTGCGGCCCGAGGACCTGCCCGGGATCAAGGCGCCCTCCCTGTTCGTCCACGGCCGCGACGACCGCGTCGTGTCCTTCGAGCACTCGCTGGCCCTCGTCGCGAACGTCCCCGACTCCCGGCTCGTGCTGCTCAACCGCTGCGGCCACTGGGCGATGATCGAGCACGCCGAGGAGTTCAACCGGCTGGTCATCGACTTCGTCCGCAACACCTGA
- a CDS encoding FAD-dependent oxidoreductase, producing MTTPSAAAETEVLIVGAGPAGASAAALLASYGVSCIVVNKYPGVSNTPRAHITNQRAMEVLRDLGLEDKAAAAATPQRLMGEHVYATSLAGREFGRLRTWYTHPHFQAEHDLASPCSLCDLPQDLLEPILINAAASRGASVRFNTELVDFVQDADGVTALVADKVTGAEYGIRSKYLIGADGGNSLVMEKLGLPLVGEMGGGGSVNIVFEADLTRLVEHRPGDMYWFLQSGAGHDGLGIGVLRMVRPWDRWIGVWGYDEAEGRPELTEDDAVAIAHRLIGDDTVPVKIESVSIWSINHVYATDNMKGRVFCAGDAVHRHPPMNGLGSNTSIQDGYNLCWKLALVLRGQAGPELLETYRAERVPVAEQIVKRAGTSNALIPGLFQALDLPAAPDEHTMARAVAGLEEATPEGTGRRRAFEKAMHATLIGFNAHGVETNQRYRSSAILDEGAAEPPAPRDEEVYHHASTHPGRHLPHVWLTRDQRRVALFDLCGKGGFTLLTGPRGAAWQEAAAKAAAVLGVPVRVRTIGLGCDYEDSYGDYGAVCGVEEDGALLVRPDHMIAWRAATSAGAAGLGSALSGLLSR from the coding sequence GTGACCACCCCTTCCGCCGCGGCCGAGACCGAGGTACTCATCGTCGGCGCGGGCCCGGCCGGCGCGTCCGCCGCCGCCCTGCTCGCCTCCTACGGTGTCTCGTGCATCGTCGTCAACAAGTACCCGGGCGTGTCCAACACGCCGCGGGCGCACATCACCAACCAGCGCGCGATGGAGGTGCTGCGCGACCTCGGGCTCGAGGACAAGGCGGCCGCCGCCGCGACGCCCCAGCGCCTCATGGGCGAGCACGTGTACGCCACCAGCCTCGCGGGCCGCGAGTTCGGCAGGCTGCGCACCTGGTACACCCACCCGCACTTCCAGGCCGAGCACGACCTGGCCAGCCCCTGCTCCCTGTGCGACCTGCCGCAGGACCTGCTGGAGCCGATCCTGATCAACGCCGCGGCCTCCCGGGGCGCGTCGGTCCGCTTCAACACCGAGCTCGTCGACTTCGTCCAGGACGCCGACGGCGTCACCGCGCTCGTCGCCGACAAGGTCACCGGCGCGGAGTACGGCATCCGCAGCAAGTACCTGATCGGCGCGGACGGCGGCAACTCGCTGGTCATGGAGAAGCTGGGCCTGCCCCTGGTAGGCGAGATGGGCGGCGGCGGCTCCGTCAACATCGTGTTCGAGGCCGACCTCACCCGGCTGGTCGAGCACCGTCCGGGTGACATGTACTGGTTCCTCCAGTCCGGCGCGGGCCATGACGGGCTCGGCATCGGCGTCCTGCGCATGGTCCGGCCGTGGGACCGGTGGATCGGCGTGTGGGGGTACGACGAGGCCGAAGGACGTCCCGAGCTCACCGAGGACGACGCCGTCGCGATCGCGCACCGGCTCATCGGGGACGACACGGTCCCGGTGAAGATCGAGTCGGTGTCCATCTGGTCGATCAACCACGTGTACGCCACCGACAACATGAAGGGCCGGGTGTTCTGCGCGGGCGACGCCGTGCACCGGCACCCGCCGATGAACGGGCTCGGCTCGAACACCTCCATCCAGGACGGTTACAACCTGTGCTGGAAGCTCGCCCTCGTCCTGCGCGGGCAGGCCGGTCCGGAACTGCTGGAGACCTACCGGGCCGAACGCGTCCCGGTCGCGGAGCAGATCGTGAAGCGCGCGGGCACGAGCAACGCGCTCATCCCGGGGCTCTTCCAGGCGCTCGACCTGCCCGCCGCGCCCGACGAGCACACGATGGCGCGCGCCGTCGCCGGTCTTGAGGAGGCCACCCCGGAGGGCACCGGGCGGCGCCGCGCGTTCGAGAAGGCGATGCACGCGACCCTCATCGGCTTCAACGCGCACGGTGTGGAGACCAACCAGCGCTACCGGTCGAGCGCGATCCTCGACGAGGGCGCGGCCGAGCCGCCCGCGCCGCGCGACGAGGAGGTCTACCACCACGCCTCGACGCACCCGGGCCGCCACCTCCCGCACGTCTGGCTGACCAGGGACCAGCGCCGCGTCGCGCTGTTCGACCTGTGCGGCAAGGGCGGCTTCACCCTGCTGACGGGCCCGCGCGGCGCGGCCTGGCAGGAGGCCGCGGCCAAGGCCGCCGCCGTCCTCGGCGTCCCCGTCCGTGTCCGCACGATCGGCCTGGGCTGCGACTACGAGGACTCCTACGGCGACTACGGAGCGGTCTGCGGTGTCGAGGAGGACGGCGCCCTGCTCGTCCGCCCCGACCACATGATCGCCTGGCGGGCCGCGACCTCCGCCGGGGCCGCCGGCCTCGGCTCCGCCCTCTCCGGCCTCCTGTCCCGCTGA